A segment of the Brevinematales bacterium genome:
GCGGGAGATTTTCCAGCGACCGCACCATCCTCGAGTACGCGAAGGAAATATGGGGCATCAAGAAGATGACCGTTAAATAATAGGTGAATTATACGGAGCCGCGTTGACAAGCGCGGCTCTTTTTATTTATAATAGTATCAGCGGGGAAAGTATCGTGAAAAATTTTTCGGAAATTAAGCTGGCGCTTGAGCAAAATAAAATCAGGCTCGCGGAAGAATATCATGTCAGCAGTATCGGAATATTCGGTTCGGTAGTCCGCGGAGAGCAAAAAGAATCCAGCGATGTGGATATCCTTGTCGAATTTTCAAAACCCATCAGTCTGTTCAAGTTTCTTGAATTGGAAGAGACTCTCACAGGTTTATTGGGGCGGAAGGTCGACCTTGTATCGAAAAAATCCCTGAAACCGAACATCGGAAAAAACATCCTCCGCGAGGTATGTAATATATAGCGCTTTCAACATGTTTCATGCGCTTGCATTCGCGGGGTGGAACGGAAGTTTGATTTATTTTTTTTGT
Coding sequences within it:
- a CDS encoding nucleotidyltransferase family protein, with amino-acid sequence MVKNFSEIKLALEQNKIRLAEEYHVSSIGIFGSVVRGEQKESSDVDILVEFSKPISLFKFLELEETLTGLLGRKVDLVSKKSLKPNIGKNILREVCNI